In the genome of Magnolia sinica isolate HGM2019 chromosome 2, MsV1, whole genome shotgun sequence, one region contains:
- the LOC131231557 gene encoding putative lipid-binding protein At4g00165: MADKILATYCILSLLSFIALAHGCNTCGTPPAIYPPPPAILYPPPSAICPPAPAPYPASCPIDTLKLGVCADLLGGLVGVVVGTPPYSKCCTLLEGIADLEAAVCLCTVIKVDVLGIINLDVPVALSLLVSACGRKVPDGFKCA; the protein is encoded by the coding sequence ATGGCTGACAAGATCCTTGCAACCTATTgcattctctctctcctctcatttATAGCACTTGCACATGGCTGCAACACATGTGGTACGCCCCCAGCAATATACCCACCGCCCCCAGCAATATTATACCCACCGCCCTCAGCAATATGCCCACCGGCCCCAGCACCGTACCCAGCCTCTTGTCCCATAGATACACTCAAGCTGGGTGTATGCGCCGATCTGCTGGGCGGGCTAGTGGGTGTAGTGGTCGGGACGCCACCTTATAGCAAGTGTTGCACATTGCTTGAGGGTATCGCTGATCTGGAAGCTGCTGTCTGTCTCTGCACCGTCATTAAGGTCGATGTGCTTGGTATTATCAACTTGGACGTGCCTGTCGCTCTCAGCTTGCTGGTTAGCGCGTGTGGGAGGAAGGTACCTGATGGCTTTAAGTGTGCTTAG